Proteins encoded in a region of the Abyssisolibacter fermentans genome:
- a CDS encoding ComEC/Rec2 family competence protein has protein sequence MTKYKISRIISLLVVLILVLCGCQGNVNTGEKEVVADVTSLLSGGLEVHFIDVGQADSILIKMPNSKVSLIDGGNRDDGDMLINYLKNNNIKNIDYLIATHPHEDHIGGLPKIIHNFNVSKIYIPNKPATTKIFMSMMNEIKEKNIETITAKGGNIIYEDDGLSYNIIAPNSNKYDETNEYSVVTKLEYKNVSFIFTGDAEKDSEDEMVSKNYDLKADVLKVGHHGGRTSSNSNFLRAVRPQIAVISCGKGNDYGHPHKEALDRIKNSGAEIYRTDLLGNITVFTDGDKLYVNNKLQEGKDNNTQNNNDIQVQKVIGNKNSKIYHKQNAKHLPKEDNQMKFNSEKEAKQNGYKACSKCYK, from the coding sequence ATGACAAAATATAAGATTAGCAGAATAATTAGTTTATTAGTAGTTTTGATTTTGGTTTTATGTGGATGCCAAGGTAATGTAAACACTGGTGAAAAAGAGGTAGTAGCTGATGTAACAAGTTTATTAAGTGGTGGCTTAGAGGTTCATTTTATAGATGTTGGACAGGCTGATAGTATATTAATAAAAATGCCCAATTCGAAAGTATCTTTGATAGATGGAGGAAATAGGGATGACGGTGATATGCTTATTAATTATCTAAAGAACAATAATATAAAAAATATAGATTATTTAATAGCTACACATCCACATGAAGATCACATAGGAGGCTTACCAAAGATTATACATAACTTCAATGTTTCAAAGATTTATATACCTAATAAGCCAGCAACAACAAAGATATTCATGAGTATGATGAATGAAATTAAGGAAAAAAATATAGAAACAATTACAGCTAAAGGTGGTAATATCATATATGAAGATGACGGTTTAAGCTATAATATAATTGCACCTAACTCAAACAAATATGATGAAACAAATGAATATTCAGTAGTTACAAAACTTGAATATAAAAATGTTTCTTTTATTTTTACAGGTGATGCAGAAAAAGATTCAGAGGATGAAATGGTTAGTAAAAACTACGATCTTAAAGCTGATGTATTGAAAGTTGGTCATCACGGAGGAAGAACATCAAGTAATAGTAATTTTTTAAGAGCAGTAAGACCACAGATAGCAGTTATATCATGTGGTAAAGGCAATGACTATGGTCATCCTCATAAAGAAGCATTAGATAGGATAAAGAATAGTGGGGCTGAAATTTACAGAACTGATTTATTAGGGAATATTACTGTTTTTACAGATGGAGATAAATTGTATGTAAATAATAAATTACAAGAAGGTAAAGATAATAATACTCAGAATAATAATGATATACAAGTTCAAAAAGTTATAGGAAATAAAAATTCAAAGATTTATCATAAACAAAATGCTAAGCATTTACCAAAGGAAGACAATCAAATGAAATTTAATTCAGAAAAAGAAGCCAAGCAAAATGGATACAAAGCTTGTAGTAAATGCTATAAATAG
- a CDS encoding GNAT family N-acetyltransferase, whose amino-acid sequence MNNLAKISFRPIVDEDIGILYEIYRSTRVDEIGIASWDYKEREEFLQKQFNMQHIQYMANYKSGVFNIILYNKEPIGRLYVNRRKDDMRIIDIAFLKEFRNKGIGTQILNNLIRESEEMKVPLSLHVEYYNFARGWYERCGFKQEGETGVYIFMRRKPKSIE is encoded by the coding sequence ATGAATAATCTAGCTAAAATAAGCTTTCGTCCAATAGTAGATGAGGATATTGGGATTTTATACGAAATATATAGATCAACTCGAGTTGATGAGATAGGTATAGCCTCATGGGACTATAAAGAACGTGAGGAGTTCTTACAGAAACAGTTTAATATGCAACATATTCAGTATATGGCTAATTATAAGAGTGGAGTATTTAATATAATTTTGTACAACAAGGAACCAATAGGAAGATTATATGTTAATAGACGAAAGGATGATATGAGAATTATTGATATAGCATTCCTAAAAGAGTTTCGTAATAAGGGTATAGGTACTCAAATTTTGAATAATCTGATTAGAGAATCTGAAGAAATGAAAGTACCATTGAGTCTTCATGTGGAGTATTATAACTTTGCACGTGGTTGGTACGAAAGGTGTGGCTTTAAACAGGAAGGTGAAACAGGGGTATATATATTTATGAGAAGGAAACCAAAAAGTATAGAATAA
- a CDS encoding DUF6916 family protein codes for MLKNMTKAVFDENINTKFCVNTENGESVELELVKVVEKKTAVVETISLIFKGTDENILNDNTYTFEHDEMGLFKLFISPYMHKEDSIYYDVIISKLIDNETV; via the coding sequence ATGTTAAAGAATATGACAAAAGCGGTTTTTGATGAAAATATAAATACAAAATTTTGCGTCAACACAGAGAATGGAGAGAGTGTAGAACTAGAGTTGGTAAAAGTAGTAGAGAAAAAGACAGCTGTAGTCGAAACAATATCTTTGATATTTAAAGGTACTGATGAAAATATATTAAATGACAATACCTATACTTTTGAACATGATGAAATGGGATTGTTTAAGCTTTTTATTAGTCCATATATGCACAAAGAAGATAGTATCTATTATGATGTTATAATTTCTAAGCTTATAGATAATGAAACTGTTTAA
- a CDS encoding phage tail protein yields MSEPFIGEIKGVGFDFAPVNWAKCEGQLLDIYQNDALFSLLGKVYGGDGVNTFGLPDLRKRCLVGSGNGKGLIPRAHGEKAGSEYITLNAQNLPAHKHTFDSKKVSLNASTGKANLTDPTDAIFAYSQTKSRPAIEVRSYSKNTNRVDMSNDGGVLVGTTGNTGGNRPFSNMIPYLTINYIIALDGIYPQRS; encoded by the coding sequence ATGTCAGAACCATTTATCGGAGAAATAAAGGGAGTAGGTTTTGATTTTGCTCCTGTAAATTGGGCAAAATGTGAGGGGCAACTTTTAGATATTTACCAAAATGACGCTCTTTTTTCATTGTTAGGGAAGGTGTATGGAGGAGATGGTGTAAATACTTTTGGATTACCAGATTTAAGAAAAAGGTGCCTTGTTGGATCAGGAAATGGGAAAGGGTTAATACCTAGAGCTCACGGGGAAAAAGCAGGTAGTGAATATATTACATTGAATGCACAAAATTTACCAGCTCATAAACATACATTTGATAGTAAAAAAGTTAGTCTTAATGCATCTACAGGAAAGGCAAATTTAACAGACCCAACGGATGCAATATTTGCTTATTCTCAAACTAAAAGTAGACCTGCTATTGAGGTTCGTTCCTATAGTAAAAATACAAATAGAGTGGATATGTCAAATGATGGAGGGGTTTTAGTAGGAACAACAGGCAACACTGGTGGAAATCGTCCATTCAGTAATATGATTCCTTATTTGACTATTAACTATATTATTGCACTAGATGGGATTTATCCACAAAGATCTTAA
- a CDS encoding phage tail protein translates to MSEPFIGEIRSVGFNFAPLGWAKCEGQFLSINQNQNLYALLRTMYGGDGQVNFQLPDLRGRCLIGAGEGWGLTSRVQGKKSGHEQNILYNENLPVHNHTFDGARVKLNANLDAADLCDPTDAIFAKANTEGVHSVDVKFYTKDTTSIVKMSEDGGTVEGTISNTGGSHAFDNMMPYLAISYIISLDGIYPSRT, encoded by the coding sequence ATGTCAGAACCATTTATAGGAGAAATAAGGTCAGTAGGTTTTAATTTTGCTCCACTAGGATGGGCAAAATGTGAGGGACAGTTTTTGAGCATAAATCAAAATCAGAATCTTTATGCATTATTAAGGACTATGTATGGAGGAGATGGTCAAGTAAACTTTCAATTACCAGATTTAAGAGGAAGGTGTCTTATTGGAGCTGGAGAAGGTTGGGGGTTAACATCCAGAGTGCAAGGGAAAAAATCAGGGCATGAACAAAATATATTATATAATGAAAATTTACCAGTTCATAATCATACGTTTGATGGTGCAAGAGTTAAACTTAATGCTAATTTGGATGCAGCTGATTTATGTGATCCAACAGATGCGATATTTGCTAAAGCTAATACAGAGGGAGTGCATTCTGTTGATGTAAAATTTTATACAAAAGATACAACAAGTATTGTTAAGATGTCAGAAGATGGTGGTACGGTAGAAGGTACAATTAGCAATACTGGTGGGAGTCATGCATTTGATAATATGATGCCTTACTTAGCTATAAGCTATATTATTTCACTGGATGGGATTTATCCATCAAGAACTTGA
- a CDS encoding phage tail protein, whose translation MSEPFIGEIKAVGFDFAPVNWAKCEGQEIYISQNPALYALIRAYYGGDDRVRFNLPDLRGRCPVGGYRLGEREGYEYTILNHQYLPSHNHTFDSSRVKLKAYSGAANLCDSTDAVFAHSQTKQDTPQGVYSYTKNTTSTVMMSENGGTVEGTTSNTGENQVQPFDNMMPYLVISYIIALNGVFPQRY comes from the coding sequence ATGTCAGAACCGTTTATCGGAGAAATAAAGGCAGTAGGTTTTGATTTTGCTCCAGTAAATTGGGCAAAATGCGAAGGTCAAGAAATTTATATTAGTCAAAATCCAGCTCTTTATGCATTAATTAGGGCATACTATGGAGGAGATGATCGAGTAAGGTTCAATTTACCAGATTTAAGAGGAAGGTGTCCTGTTGGAGGGTATAGATTAGGAGAACGTGAAGGTTATGAATATACAATATTAAATCATCAATATTTACCATCTCACAACCATACGTTCGATAGTTCAAGAGTTAAACTAAAAGCATATTCTGGGGCAGCTAATTTATGTGATTCAACAGACGCCGTATTTGCGCATTCGCAAACCAAACAAGATACGCCACAAGGAGTATATTCCTATACTAAAAATACAACAAGTACTGTTATGATGTCAGAAAATGGTGGAACTGTAGAAGGTACAACAAGCAACACTGGCGAGAATCAAGTACAACCATTTGATAATATGATGCCTTACTTGGTAATAAGCTATATTATTGCACTAAATGGAGTTTTTCCACAAAGATATTGA